The Thermoanaerobacter uzonensis DSM 18761 genomic sequence GGATCATTTGGATATTTCTTATTTTTAAACCAATTTGCATTAGTAGCCTCTTCAGTTTTAAATATAAATATGCTTTCTAAATTAACATTATTTTTTAATAAAATATCAATAAGAGCTTCCTGTACATAGCAACTACTTCCACTTTCAATACTATCAAATTTATATTTACACTTAGTATAAGCTCCTGTGCCGAGAAATGAAAAAAACTTAATAGTCATTTCTATGTCCACCTCTCATATTTTCTAAATCTTACATGGGTAAATAATCTACTTACTTTTATGTTTTCACCATTTTTAATCTCAGTGATAACTTCTCTTTTTGTAGTTGAATAAACAGGAATCAAATCATTTTTTAAACAAAAATCAACAATTAAAAAAGTAGCTCCAAAATCTCCTTGTACAAGTACATAATCGCCTTTTCTTGCATTAATATTTAACCAACTAATTAAATCTTGTAAACAAAAAGTTAAGTTATCATCGTATGGAGAAATATCTGACCATTGGACCTTTAAATTATCTGGCAAATATACAAACTCATCTATGCCTAAATTTGCAATGGCATCTTTTTTTTGAAAATCTGTAAGTTCATGAGAAAATAT encodes the following:
- the csx20 gene encoding CRISPR-associated protein Csx20 — protein: MKQTDLKRMFLIFSHELTDFQKKDAIANLGIDEFVYLPDNLKVQWSDISPYDDNLTFCLQDLISWLNINARKGDYVLVQGDFGATFLIVDFCLKNDLIPVYSTTKREVITEIKNGENIKVSRLFTHVRFRKYERWT